A stretch of the Conger conger chromosome 3, fConCon1.1, whole genome shotgun sequence genome encodes the following:
- the arl2 gene encoding ADP-ribosylation factor-like protein 2, which translates to MGLLTILKKMKHKEREMRLLMLGLDNAGKTTILKKFNGEDVSTISPTLGFNIKTLEHRGFKLNIWDVGGQKSLRSYWRNYFESTDGLVWVVDSADRLRLEDCKQELNALLIEERLAGATLLVFANKQDLPGALSKDAIREALALDSIKTHHWCIIGCSAVTGENLLTGVDWLLDDIAARIFTLD; encoded by the exons ATGGGCTTACTCACGATTCTAAAGAAAATGAAGCACAAGGAACGAGAGATGAGACTACTGATGCT TGGCCTGGATAATGCTGGGAAAACGACCATTTTGAAAAAATTCAACGGAGAGGATGTCAGCACGATCTCCCCGACACTAGGATTCAATATTAAAACGCTGGAACACAGAGG GTTTAAACTGAACATCTGGGATGTGGGAGGCCAGAAGTCGCTGCGTTCCTACTGGAGGAATTACTTTGAGAGCACAGATGGGCTGGTGTGGGTTGTGGACAGTGCTGACAGATTGAGACTGGAGGACTGCAAGCAAGAGCTGAACGCTCTGCTAATAGAAGAG CGCCTGGCAGGAGCTACCCTCCTGGTGTTTGCCAATAAGCAGGACCTGCCCGGGGCATTGTCCAAAGATGCCATAAGGGag GCACTGGCTCTGGACAGTATAAAGACTCATCACTGGTGTATCATTGggtgcagtgcagtgactgGGGAGAACCTGCTTACTGGTGTAGACTGGCTACTGGATGACATCGCCGCACGGATATTCACATTAGACTGA
- the sb:cb1058 gene encoding KN motif and ankyrin repeat domain-containing protein 3: MTIGKSSKKSLKSPKYLDLSSGFYGRLEEAEADQETEELGRAEGRTAGGEMQTHAATQRGGKRGSGVFDFNQGMLEDDGTATLLRKTPARRSSRWRRKSGSRKKRLEAEPEDCAPAEESASPARAGETLEVVDSAAPQTMEVVDSAAPQTMEVVDSAAPQTLEAGHLLVHFSVREEADDHVLISKTAERETEGLRGDEEVKVAKRGKLKNYRKALDRALRRGWETFVCSLYSVTLTPISSTETSPSSSSATTARQSSAIAEYR, encoded by the exons ATGACAATTGGCAAGAGCTCAAAGAAGTCTCTCAAATCCCCCAAATACCTGGACCTGTCCAGCGGCTTCTACGGCCGCCTGGAAGAGGCGGAGGCGGACCAGGAGACGGAGGAGCTGGGTCGGGCGGAGGGGCGGACGGCCGGAGGGGAGATGCAGACGCACGCGGCCACGCAGCGGGGCGGCAAGCGGGGGTCGGGAGTTTTCGACTTCAACCAGGGGATGCTGGAGGACGACGGGACCGCCACGCTGCTGAGGAAGACCCCCGCCCGCCGGAGCAGCcgctggaggaggaagagcggCTCCAGGAAGAAGCGCCTGGAGGCCGAGCCGGAGGACTGCGCTCCTGCCGAGGAGAGCGCGTCCCCAGCCAGGGCCGGCGAGACCCTGGAGGTGGTGGATTCAGCCGCTCCACAGACCATGGAGGTGGTGGATTCAGCCGCTCCACAGACCATGGAGGTGGTGGATTCAGCCGCTCCACAGACCCTGGAGGCCGGGCACCTCCTGGTCCACTTCTCGGTCAGGGAAGAGGCGGACGACCACGTCCTGATCTCTAAGACGGCAGAGCGGGAGACCGAGGGCCTGCGAGGAGATGAGGAGGTGAAAGTGGCCAAGAGGGGCAAACTAAAGAACTACCGAAAG GCCCTTGACCGAGCTCTCCGCAGGGGCTGGGAGACCTTCGTCTGCAGCCTGTACAGTGTGACCCTCACGCCCATCTCGTCGACAGAAACGTCCCCGTCTTCGTCCTCAGCGACAACAGCGCGTCAGAGCTCGGCCATAGCCGAGTACCGATGA